A stretch of the Hippoglossus hippoglossus isolate fHipHip1 chromosome 1, fHipHip1.pri, whole genome shotgun sequence genome encodes the following:
- the wdr17 gene encoding LOW QUALITY PROTEIN: WD repeat-containing protein 17 (The sequence of the model RefSeq protein was modified relative to this genomic sequence to represent the inferred CDS: inserted 3 bases in 2 codons; deleted 2 bases in 2 codons): MQLITAPSRWQLTNTVRMANVKQVGLLAAGCQPWNKDVCAASGDRFAYCATLAIYIYQLDQQYNEYKLRSIMSEHKKTITAISWCYDNSDLFASASADNLLIVWNVAEQKAVARLDNTKGVPTSVSWCWNSADGVAFVSQRGPLYIWVYGGPDPGLTVHKEAHSFLSDICLFRWHPKKKGKLVFGHTDGSLSIFQPGSKSQKHVLRPESLEGTDEEDPVSALEWDPLSTDYLLVSNLHNGIRLVDSEALNCITSFCFPSAAASVQCLAWVPSAXGMFITGDSQVGVLRVWNVSRSTPLDSFNXEKTGFHALHVLNSPLAKKAPSSCSPNKSQHTSSTSEAVPPPNLSQNCSFSLPPGHAVCCFMDGGVGLYDMGAKKWDFLRDLGHAETIFDCKFKPDDSNLLATASFDGTIKIWDTNTLTAVSTSPGNEGVVYSLSWAPGDLNCIAGATSRNGAFIWDVRKGKIITRFNEHGKNGIFCISWSHKDSKRIATCSGDGFCIIRTIDGKILHKYKHPAAVFGCDWSQNNKDMIATGCEDKNVRVYYLATSSEQPLKVFTGHLAKVFHVRWSPLREGILCSGSDDGTVRIWDYTQDACINVLSGHTAPVRGLMWNTEVPYLLISGSWDYTIRVWDTRDGTCLDTAYDHGADVYGLTCHQNRPFTMASCSRDSTVRLWSLTPLISPLLLNILTDQPWEKIIGNTDTAMVPGSPPLLCGKVSRDIKQELDKLNLDIRAKKLRWFSECFSPPGGTSNLWDLVSVINGQDDSLLPASYSKGVMHMKHLLKFKTSEAQELTIVRMCKFGGGIGAPSKEERLKEAADIHLRLGQIQRYCELMVELGQWEKALSVAPGVSMKYWKKLMQRRADQLMAEDNDDVIPYCIATGDINKLVTFFTGRGQLQEALLIAQGACEGNILAPQSSPVNHTTNDMDNIQQYQSLLHKICKELAEWYFQNGGSVRAACCHLAVENIKLSMCSLIRGNELELAACVGIVIGDRANQSTVYCLELLARKYMTTPKWELSANLLQMIPDNYILLAKLCAFYPGSAAEINQLHGRCGLPSVEECTALAKEAMSEGDLFSAVKFHLLSSEPENALRIGIDHIKEQLNGSSDWTVDSIQPILDLMSYIRTDRLIMAKLTEVRSELLILCGYIGGLLAIRRQYSSIVPALYEYTSQLLKRREVCVPLKIEKLSLELDAWRACTQSNSNPPSECQREEFNCLDRRIQPTDSAALVLCGADYVTGSNLPSHSDVQLSCFTGQRIQGPVFLLEDGKSAISLNDALMWAKVNPFSPLGTGLRINPF, translated from the exons gtgagGATGGCCAATGTGAAGCAGGTGGGCTTGCTGGCAGCAGGCTGTCAGCCCTGGAACAAAGATGTGTGCGCTGCTAGTGGAGACCGCTTCGCCTACTGTGCTACATTGGCTATTTACATCTACCAG TTGGACCAGCAGTACAATGAATATAAATTGAGATCCATCATGTCAGAACACAAGAAGACTATAACAGCTATCAGCTGGTGTTATGACAACTCTGATCTCTTTGCATCGGCCTCTGCTGATAACCTGCTCATCGTATGGAACGTCGCAGAACAAAAGGCTGTTGCAAGACTGGACAACACTAAAG GTGTCCCCACATCAGTCAGTTGGTGCTGGAACTCAGCTGATGGAGTGGCCTTTGTCTCCCAGCGTGGTCCGTTGTATATCTGGGTGTATGGAGGTCCTGACCCTGGGCTAACAGTGCATAAAGAAGCTCACTCCTTCCTGTCTGATATCTGTCTCTTCAGATGGCACCCGAAAAAGAAAGGCAAACTGGTGTTTGGACACACAGACGGAAGTTTGTCAATTTTTCAGCCAG GGAGTAAAAGCCAAAAGCATGTGTTACGTCCAGAGTCATTAGAGGGCACAGATGAAGAGGATCCAGTTAGTGCTCTGGAATGGGACCCTTTGTCAACTGACTATTTGCTAg TGTCTAACCTCCACAATGGTATAAGACTGGTCGACAGTGAGGCCTTGAATTGTATCACGTCCTTCTGCTTCCCCTCAGCGGCTGCATCAGTT CAGTGTCTGGCCTGGGTTCCCTCTG CAGGCATGTTCATTACCGGAG ACTCTCAGGTTGGAGTACTGAGGGTGTGGAATGTGTCTCGCTCCACTCCTCTGGACAGCTTTAA TGAAAAGACTGGGTTTCATGCTTTGCATGTCCTCAACTCCCCTCTCGCCAAGAAAG CTCCAAGTTCCTGTTCCCCCAATAAAAGTCAGCACACCAGTTCCACCAGTGAGGCAGTGCCTCCCCCGAACCTGTCACAGAACTGTTCCTTCTCCCTGCCTCCTGGCCACGCTGTGTGCTGCTTCATGGATGGAGGAGTGGGACTTTATGATATGGGTGCCAAAAAGTGGGACTTCCTTAGAGACCTG GGTCAtgcagaaaccatctttgattGTAAATTCAAGCCAGATGATTCCAACCTGCTGGCCACGGCTAGTTTTGATGGAACTATTAAAATctgggacacaaacacactaacagCTGTTAGCACCTCTCCTGGCAATGAGGGAGTGGTCTACTCTCTGTCCTGGGCTCCAG GCGACCTGAATTGCATTGCAGGGGCGACGTCTCGTAACGGAGCGTTTATCTGGGATGTCAGGAAAGGAAAGATCATCACTCGCTTTAATGAG CATGGT AAGAATGGTATATTCTGTATATCATGGAGCCATAAGGATTCTAAGAGGATTGCTACCTGTAGTGGAGACGGATTCTG TATTATTCGGACCATAGATGGCAAAATCCTCCATAAGTACAaacatcctgctgctgtgtttggctGTGACTGGAGCCAGAACAACAA ggacATGATCGCGACAGGCTGCGAGGATAAAAATGTCAGAGTGTACTACTTGGCCACAAGCTCTGAGCAGCCTCTGAAGGTCTTCACTGGTCACTTAGCTAAAGTATTCCACGTCCGCTGGTCTCCACTCAGAGAGGGGATACTGTGCTCGGGATCAGATGATGG AACTGTTCGTATATGGGACTACACACAGGATGCATGCATCAATGTGCTGAGTGGTCACACAGCTCCGGTCAGAGGCTTGATGTGGAACACAGAGGTTCCTTACCTCCTCATTTCAG GTTCTTGGGATTATACAATCAGAGTGTGGGACACAAGAGATGGCACATGTCTAGATACAGCCTATGACCACGGAGCTGATGTCTATG gtttgaCATGTCACCAGAATCGTCCTTTCACCATGGCCAGCTGTAGCAGAGACAGTACAGTGAGGCTGTGGTCTCTCACACCCCTCATCTCTCCATTGCTGCTGAACATTCTTACTGACCAGCCTTGGGAAAAGATAATAGGAAACACAG acaCAGCTATGGTTCCTGGTTCACCTCCCCTGCTCTGTGGTAAAGTATCTAGAGACATCAAACAAGAGCTGGACAAACTGAACTTAGACATCAGGGCCAAGAAGCTACGCTGGTTCTCTGAATGCTTTTCG CCTCCAGGAGGCACCAGTAACCTGTGGGACCTAGTGTCAGTCATTAATGGCCAGGATGACTCATTGCTACCAGCCAGCTACAGCAAAGGAGTGATGCACATGAAGCACCTGCTCAAGTTTAAAACA TCTGAAGCTCAGGAGCTGACTATTGTGAGGATGTGTAAGTTTGGAGGAGGCATCGGAGCTCCCAGTAAAGAAGAGAGGCTGAAAGAAGCAGCAGACATCCATCTGAGACTGGGACAGATTCAACGATACTGTGAATTAATGGTGGAGCTGGGACAG TGGGAGAAAGCATTGTCTGTGGCTCCAGGAGTTTCCATGAAGTACTGGAAGAAACTCATGCAGAG gagaGCTGACCAGCTGATGGCCGAGGATAATGATGATGTTATCCCATACTGCATCGCCACAGGAGACATAAACAAACTTGTAACTTTCTTCACTGGCAGAGGACAATTGCAAGAGGCCTTACTAATTGCACAG GGAGCATGTGAAGGGAACATTCTTGCACCACAAAGCTCCCCAGTCAACCACACAACTAATGATATGGATAACATACAACAATACCAGAG CCTCCTCCATAAGATCTGTAAGGAATTAGCTGAATGGTACTTCCAGAATGGAGGCTCTGTCCGGGCAGCATGTTGTCACCTTGCTGTGGAAAACATCAAG CTATCCATGTGTAGCCTGATCCGGGGTAATGAGCTGGAGTTGGCTGCATGTGTGGGCATTGTCATAGGAGacagagccaatcagagcactgTGTACTGCCTTGAACTCTTGGCCAGGAAGTACATGACCACACCTAAATG GGAGCTCTCAGCTAACTTACTGCAAATGATTCCTGACAATTACATCTTACTGGCTAAGCTCTGTGCATTCTACCCAGGGAGTGCTGCTGAAATCAACCAATTACATGGGAGG TGCGGCCTCCCTTCAGTAGAGGAGTGTACGGCCTTGGCAAAGGAAGCTATGAGTGAAGGAGATTTGTTTTCAGCAGTTAAATTTCACCTGCTCAGCTCTGAACCTGAGAATGCACTTCGGATTGGGATTGATCATATCAAAG AACAGCTGAATGGATCTTCTGATTGGACAGTGGATAGCATTCAGCCAATACTTGACCTGATGAGTTACATCAGAACAGATCGCCTCATCATGGCCAAGCTGACAGA agtccGCAGTGAGCTGTTGATCCTGTGTGGTTATATTGGAGGTTTGCTCGCCATTAGAAGACAATACTCCAGCATCGTACCTGCACTCTACGAATACACCAG TCAGCTGTTGAAACggagggaggtgtgtgttcCTCTGAAGATTGAAAAGTTGTCCTTGGAACTTGATGCCTGGCGAGCCTGCACACAAAGTAACAGCAA TCCTCCATCAGAGTGTCAAAGAGAGGAGTTTAATTGCCTGGATAGAAGAATCCAGCCAACAGACTCTG CTGCATTAGTCCTGTGTGGAGCTGATTATGTGACAGGCTCCAATCTGCCGAGCCACTCTGATGTTCAACTGTCCTGTTTCACCGGGCAGAGAATACAG GGTCCAGTGTTTTTGTTGGAAGATGGTAAATCGGCAATCTCCCTTAATGATGCACTTATGTGGGCAAAAGTCAATCCATTCTCCCCACTGGGAACAGGACTCCGCATTAACCCCTTCTAG